A genomic region of Haliotis asinina isolate JCU_RB_2024 chromosome 1, JCU_Hal_asi_v2, whole genome shotgun sequence contains the following coding sequences:
- the LOC137291421 gene encoding serine/threonine-protein phosphatase 6 regulatory ankyrin repeat subunit B-like, whose protein sequence is MMYKNTGDSPLHIAAEFGSEYNVELLLESGANVNSQNSHGDTPLHKAAGRRSVDCVELLLEAGADANLKNNAGDTPLHIAGERGSVQSLRLLLKFGAYVNDRNRIGNTALHRAAKRRSVEYVNVLLAAGASRYLRNMAGDTAFHAAAEMGVSESVAALMKDMVNVDIQNTIGNTPLHKAAGRGHGSCVRELLKAGADVNIQNRKGSTALHRAGRTSNECLKQMLEQRGDSNIMCPPEENGFDRNPRMWVDVNVQDNRGDTPLHRAAEYGSTENVEVLLKAGADLRVKNKRGDTPLHKATYRGHKNCVNILLNTLKPKECASSF, encoded by the coding sequence ATGATGTATAAGAATACAGGTGACTCGCCTCTTCACATAGCAGCCGAATTCGGGTCGGAATATAATGTTGAGCTCTTGTTAGAATCTGGAGCCAACGTGAACTCCCAGAACAGTCACGGTGACACTCCACTCCACAAGGCAGCCGGAAGACGATCTGTGGACTGCGTGGAGCTGCTCCTTGAGGCTGGAGCTGATGCGAATCTCAAGAACAATGCTGGTGACACACCACTCCACATAGCTGGCGAGAGAGGCTCAGTACAATCATTAAGATTGTTATTAAAGTTCGGAGCCTATGTGAACGATCGGAATAGAATTGGAAACACAGCCCTTCACCGTGCAGCCAAAAGACGGTCAGTAGAATATGTAAACGTACTGTTAGCAGCGGGTGCTAGTCGGTACCTGAGGAACATGGCAGGTGATACAGCTTTCCACGCAGCAGCCGAGATGGGAGTTTCAGAGAGTGTGGCTGCACTGATGAAGGATATGGTCAATGTCGACATACAGAACACGATAGGTAACACCCCACTCCACAAAGCCGCCGGGAGGGGTCATGGCAGTTGTGTCAGGGAATTGTTGAAGGCTGGTGCTGACGTGAACATCCAGAACCGAAAGGGTTCAACAGCGCTTCACAGAGCCGGGAGAACCTCCAACGAGTGTCTTAAGCAGATGTTGGAACAGCGTGGCGATAGCAATATCATGTGTCCTCCAGAGGAGAATGGCTTTGATAGGAATCCTAGGATGTGGGTAGATGTAAACGTACAAGACAATAGAGGCGACACTCCCCTACACAGAGCAGCAGAATACGGCTCAACGGAAAACGTAGAGGTTCTGCTGAAAGCTGGGGCGGATCTTCGAGTAAAGAACAAGAGGGGAGATACACCCTTGCACAAAGCCACGTACAGGGGACATAAGAACTGTGTTAACATCTTATTAAACACTTTAAAGCCAAAGGAATGTGCAAGCTCTTTTtaa
- the LOC137272574 gene encoding putative ankyrin repeat domain-containing protein 19, with product MTTAQQQGRQAQRVRGRTCGDGEVNSREWKMRKTPVMVAGEWIYKEVLELLAENGDDLSLTDQRGENILRLACDKGHVEVVEYVLSLDKVDINSRGRWKRTPLIIAGHGEVMELLMRNGANPSLRDGPSNIIHHYI from the exons atgacgACGGCACagcaacaaggtcgtcaagctcAGCGAGTGCGC GGAAGGACATGTGGAGACGGTGAAGTCAACAGTAGAGAgtggaagatgaggaagacACCGGTGATGGTGGCAGGCGAATGGATATATAAAGAAGTGCTGGAGTTACTTGCAGAGAATGGAGATGATCTGTCACTCACCGATCAAAGAGGTGAAAACATCCTTCGGTTGGCTTGTGACAAAGGGCATGTGGAGGTTGTGGAATATGTCCTTTCACTGGACAAggtggacatcaacagtagaggaagGTGGAAAAGAACACCACTGATTATAGCAGGACATGGAGAAGTGATGGAGTTACTCATGAGAAATGGAGCTAATCCATCACTTAGAGATGGTCCCAGTAATATCATCCATCACTATATCTGA